The Saxibacter everestensis genome has a window encoding:
- a CDS encoding DUF4307 domain-containing protein: protein MSTPRPDALDSRYGRTPKPPKGRKRLIAAAAALLLAVGAVGWVAFGKEATEPTSKDISFELTDASETKVSFSVLPDKQREVRCSIQALNEQYAIVGYAEVTIQPDPSVTTSRPRVIDVDVRTQQLAVSGGVEKCRFVD from the coding sequence GTGAGCACCCCACGTCCGGACGCGCTCGACTCGCGGTATGGGCGCACACCGAAGCCGCCGAAAGGCAGGAAGCGCCTGATCGCGGCCGCAGCTGCCCTCTTACTCGCCGTAGGCGCGGTTGGCTGGGTTGCTTTCGGCAAGGAGGCGACGGAGCCAACCAGCAAGGACATCAGCTTCGAGCTGACGGACGCTTCGGAGACTAAGGTCTCGTTCTCCGTGCTGCCGGACAAACAACGTGAAGTGCGCTGCTCGATCCAGGCGCTCAATGAACAGTACGCAATCGTCGGCTACGCAGAAGTGACGATTCAGCCGGACCCGTCCGTAACGACCTCAAGACCCCGGGTGATCGACGTCGACGTACGCACCCAGCAGCTGGCCGTCTCGGGGGGCGTCGAGAAGTGCCGGTTCGTCGACTGA
- the greA gene encoding transcription elongation factor GreA, whose amino-acid sequence MTETPTDDVTWLTQEAYDRLQSELEQLSGEGRTEIAHKIEAAREEGDLKENGGYHAAREEQGQQEARIRQLEHLLRNAKVGDASSNTDVVSPGLIVHAKVAGNDMRFLLGNREIAGQDDLDVFSEKSPLGAAVNGQKVGAKTSYETPSGKEIAVKVLKIEQLS is encoded by the coding sequence ATGACCGAGACACCGACGGACGATGTCACCTGGTTGACCCAGGAGGCCTACGACCGCTTGCAGTCCGAACTGGAGCAGCTCTCGGGTGAGGGTCGCACTGAAATCGCCCACAAGATCGAGGCTGCCCGCGAAGAGGGCGACCTGAAGGAAAACGGCGGCTACCACGCTGCGCGTGAGGAACAGGGCCAGCAGGAAGCTCGAATCCGCCAGCTCGAACACCTGCTGCGCAATGCCAAGGTCGGCGACGCATCGTCGAACACCGATGTTGTTTCCCCCGGCCTGATCGTGCATGCGAAGGTCGCGGGCAACGACATGCGATTCCTTTTGGGCAACCGCGAAATCGCCGGCCAGGACGACCTCGACGTCTTCAGCGAGAAGTCGCCGCTTGGCGCGGCAGTGAATGGCCAGAAGGTCGGGGCCAAGACGAGCTATGAAACGCCGTCCGGCAAGGAGATCGCCGTCAAGGTGCTAAAGATCGAGCAGCTCAGCTAG
- the ilvA gene encoding threonine ammonia-lyase, whose protein sequence is MSQTRDLTAGDVEHAALNLRGVAAVTPLESSRALTSDVLGQVSLKCENLQRSGSFKIRGAYHRISKLSAAERAQGVVAASAGNHAQGVALASQLMGIEATIFMPSGAALPKVAATQGYGAKVVLSGRSVDDSLAAAIEYAGTHGGVFIHPFDHEDIIAGQGTVGLEIFEQAPDADTIVVGVGGGGLLAGIALVAKARAAAQGREIRVVGVQAKHAAAYPASLAAGRPMQISGGATMADGIAVGTPGAVPFSIVKELVDDVITVEEESISRAMLLLQERAKLVVEPAGAVSVAALIEQPDRVAGAAPSAHTVAVLSGGNIDPLLLLRVLRHGLSAAGRYMNLQVRVPDQPGNLVKLLDILAKSDANVLEIGHVRTGRSLTLDEVEIDLQLETRGATHRTEVLAKLRRAGYMATVIDADQPNR, encoded by the coding sequence GTGAGTCAGACCCGCGATCTCACCGCCGGCGACGTTGAGCACGCGGCGCTGAATCTGCGCGGTGTGGCCGCAGTGACGCCACTCGAGTCCTCACGCGCGCTGACGTCGGACGTGCTCGGACAGGTCAGCCTGAAGTGTGAAAACCTGCAACGCTCCGGTTCGTTCAAGATCCGGGGTGCGTATCACCGGATCAGTAAGCTGAGCGCGGCCGAGCGTGCCCAGGGCGTCGTGGCGGCATCGGCAGGTAACCATGCGCAGGGCGTGGCGCTCGCCTCGCAACTGATGGGTATCGAAGCGACGATTTTCATGCCATCCGGCGCCGCGCTCCCGAAGGTGGCAGCCACCCAGGGTTACGGAGCCAAGGTCGTGCTCAGCGGGCGCTCCGTTGACGACAGCCTCGCCGCGGCCATCGAGTACGCCGGCACACACGGCGGGGTCTTCATCCACCCGTTCGACCACGAGGACATCATCGCAGGTCAGGGCACGGTGGGGCTGGAGATCTTTGAGCAGGCGCCGGATGCCGACACGATTGTTGTCGGTGTCGGCGGTGGCGGACTTCTCGCAGGCATCGCGCTGGTGGCGAAGGCCCGGGCAGCCGCTCAGGGGCGAGAGATTCGCGTCGTGGGAGTCCAGGCCAAGCATGCGGCCGCGTACCCCGCCTCGCTCGCCGCCGGCCGGCCAATGCAGATCTCCGGCGGCGCGACAATGGCCGATGGTATCGCGGTGGGCACCCCTGGGGCCGTGCCCTTCTCCATCGTCAAGGAGCTGGTCGACGACGTGATCACTGTCGAAGAGGAATCAATCTCCCGGGCGATGCTGTTGCTGCAGGAGCGGGCCAAACTGGTCGTGGAGCCGGCGGGAGCGGTAAGCGTCGCGGCGCTGATCGAGCAACCAGACCGGGTAGCGGGGGCCGCACCATCGGCGCACACCGTCGCAGTCCTGTCCGGCGGGAACATCGATCCGCTGCTGTTGCTTCGGGTGCTTCGGCACGGGCTCTCTGCGGCGGGGCGGTACATGAATCTGCAGGTGCGGGTGCCGGACCAACCCGGCAACCTGGTCAAACTCCTGGACATACTGGCCAAGAGCGACGCCAACGTGCTTGAAATCGGTCATGTGCGCACCGGTCGCTCGCTGACCCTCGATGAGGTCGAGATCGACCTGCAGCTTGAGACCCGGGGAGCCACGCATCGCACCGAGGTGCTGGCAAAACTGCGCCGCGCCGGCTACATGGCAACGGTTATCGATGCCGATCAGCCGAACCGGTAG
- a CDS encoding AI-2E family transporter gives MSELDEQDRPTALARVRTSWQNLKSRSAEGDGQTADHGAETTLDEATGTEGYTPYVPFAFRLSAAWSWRFLIVVAAIALLVYGLSFITIIVIPLLIALLLSALLTPLTNWLENKGVKRALATVVTFLGAIVIVAGLLTLVGQQLVVGFADLRDQAVQGYQTIYAWLETGPFGIDGSQIPQLLDRAVTQATDAVQKNSSSILGGALAATSTAGNFAAGFLLALFTTFFFLLDGRRIFGWLIGLLPARARSKAQGASTRGWQTLVQYVRVQIMVAGADAIGITIGAFALGIPLAFPIGVLVFLGSFIPIVGAVATGAVAVLVALVAKGWVTALLMLAVVLLVQQLESNFLQPFIMGKAVSVHPLAVVLAVAAGSFIAGIPGALFAVPLVAVLNTSILYLAGRDPLAQDKKTRDVDPEPSTTPPTAGEIETSDNSMGDDPRPAPGRAR, from the coding sequence ATGTCCGAACTAGATGAGCAAGATCGTCCCACAGCGCTCGCCCGGGTGCGCACCTCCTGGCAGAACCTGAAGAGCAGAAGCGCCGAAGGGGACGGCCAGACCGCGGACCATGGCGCGGAAACGACGCTGGACGAGGCCACCGGCACGGAAGGCTATACGCCGTACGTGCCGTTCGCTTTCCGGCTCTCGGCGGCCTGGTCGTGGCGCTTCCTGATCGTCGTTGCCGCAATAGCCCTTCTTGTCTACGGCTTGAGCTTCATAACGATCATCGTGATCCCGTTGCTCATCGCTTTGCTGCTCTCGGCCTTGCTCACCCCGCTGACTAACTGGCTGGAGAACAAGGGAGTCAAGCGCGCACTGGCCACAGTCGTCACTTTTCTCGGTGCGATCGTTATAGTCGCGGGACTGTTGACCCTGGTCGGTCAGCAGCTGGTGGTCGGATTCGCAGACCTGCGCGATCAGGCGGTTCAGGGGTACCAGACCATCTATGCCTGGTTGGAAACCGGCCCGTTCGGCATCGATGGCTCCCAGATTCCACAGTTGCTTGACCGCGCCGTCACCCAGGCAACAGACGCCGTGCAGAAGAACTCCAGTTCAATACTTGGCGGAGCGCTCGCGGCCACGTCGACCGCCGGTAATTTCGCCGCAGGGTTCCTGCTCGCCCTCTTCACGACGTTCTTCTTCCTTTTGGATGGACGGCGGATCTTCGGCTGGCTGATCGGTCTCCTTCCGGCCCGCGCCCGGTCCAAGGCGCAGGGTGCTTCGACTCGCGGTTGGCAGACCCTCGTGCAGTACGTCCGGGTGCAGATCATGGTCGCCGGCGCAGACGCCATCGGCATCACGATCGGCGCGTTCGCGCTGGGTATCCCACTGGCGTTCCCGATCGGCGTGCTGGTGTTCCTCGGATCCTTCATTCCTATTGTCGGTGCGGTGGCCACGGGTGCGGTCGCAGTTCTTGTCGCCCTGGTCGCCAAGGGCTGGGTCACGGCCCTGCTGATGCTTGCCGTGGTCTTGCTCGTGCAGCAGCTGGAGAGCAACTTCCTGCAGCCATTCATCATGGGCAAGGCAGTGTCCGTGCATCCGCTGGCCGTTGTGCTCGCTGTCGCGGCAGGCAGCTTCATCGCAGGCATCCCGGGCGCTCTGTTCGCGGTTCCACTGGTGGCCGTGCTGAATACGTCGATCCTGTACCTCGCGGGTAGAGACCCGCTGGCGCAGGACAAGAAGACGCGTGACGTCGATCCCGAGCCTTCGACGACGCCGCCGACAGCCGGAGAAATCGAGACCAGCGACAACTCGATGGGTGACGACCCTCGTCCGGCCCCGGGCCGGGCGAGGTGA
- a CDS encoding SGNH/GDSL hydrolase family protein, protein MSTAAKRTTRVLVTTGSTLLALLGAMAGLLSVQARRARTSIGLNLPLSDPRAEGRFGGNDGEPLQLAMLGDSLAVGIGADSPAQTAAAILARGLAVASGKPVELNNVALPGGESESLSGQVQQLLHDVPKSDAAAEIAGQADPRVAVIIVGANDVTRLNRVADAVKSLTLAVRTLRAAGWEVVVATCPDLGTIRPLRHPLRFFARRSSRLLAAAQTIAVIRAQGRTVSLADTLGKAFSTRPKAMFATDMFHPSSRGYSRAAAVLLPAVCEAAGYWGREARETIELGGAPVTPKRQVEKSRSLTRAAFRAVSRPGAEVTTEPGYGSLTGQRAVIKHRGRSRAVK, encoded by the coding sequence ATGTCGACCGCCGCCAAGCGGACAACCAGAGTGCTCGTAACCACGGGGTCCACTTTGTTGGCGCTGCTTGGCGCCATGGCCGGCCTGCTCAGTGTGCAGGCCCGGCGGGCTCGCACCAGCATTGGGCTGAACCTTCCGCTGTCGGATCCCCGGGCAGAGGGCCGGTTCGGCGGCAACGATGGAGAGCCGTTGCAACTCGCCATGCTCGGTGATTCCCTTGCCGTCGGGATCGGCGCCGACTCTCCCGCGCAAACCGCTGCGGCAATTCTGGCCCGGGGCCTCGCGGTCGCGTCGGGTAAGCCGGTGGAACTGAACAATGTCGCCCTCCCAGGAGGCGAGTCCGAGTCGCTTTCCGGTCAGGTTCAACAGTTGCTGCACGATGTCCCGAAGTCCGACGCCGCAGCGGAGATAGCAGGGCAAGCCGATCCCCGCGTTGCTGTGATCATCGTGGGCGCGAACGACGTGACGCGTCTGAATCGGGTGGCCGATGCAGTGAAGTCGTTGACCCTGGCGGTACGAACCCTGAGAGCTGCCGGCTGGGAAGTCGTCGTGGCGACCTGTCCGGACCTCGGCACCATTCGACCGCTGCGTCATCCGCTGCGCTTCTTCGCTCGCAGGTCATCCCGGCTGCTCGCCGCCGCGCAAACCATCGCCGTGATCAGGGCGCAGGGCCGCACGGTCTCGTTAGCCGACACCCTCGGCAAAGCGTTCTCCACCCGGCCGAAAGCAATGTTCGCCACCGACATGTTCCATCCGTCCTCACGTGGATACAGCCGGGCGGCCGCCGTTCTGCTTCCGGCGGTCTGTGAGGCCGCTGGATATTGGGGCCGGGAAGCCAGGGAAACCATCGAGCTCGGCGGAGCGCCCGTGACCCCGAAGCGCCAGGTCGAAAAAAGCCGGTCGCTGACCCGCGCCGCGTTCCGCGCTGTCTCCCGCCCCGGTGCCGAGGTGACGACCGAGCCCGGCTACGGGTCGCTGACCGGGCAGCGGGCGGTGATAAAGCACCGCGGCAGGAGCCGGGCCGTAAAGTAA
- a CDS encoding Maf family protein, which translates to MPSLILASASPSRLSTLRSAGIDPTVIVSDIDEEAVVDRYQVTAGDQVSLLLARVKAEAVADAIDSSDYAADTYLLGCDSVLDIDGVSYGKPLTRERAREQWMVMRGRSATLFSGHWLINMSTGASVGASSATTIHLADIADDEVEAYLETDEPLHVAGALTIDGFGGAYVSGIEGDHHGVIGLSLPLLRQLFGRLGVRWHTLWNVRPDQGSGR; encoded by the coding sequence ATGCCCTCGCTGATCCTCGCCTCCGCATCGCCGTCCCGACTGAGCACACTGCGCAGCGCCGGAATCGACCCCACTGTCATCGTCTCCGACATCGACGAGGAGGCCGTGGTCGACAGGTATCAGGTCACTGCTGGCGACCAGGTCTCCCTGCTACTTGCCCGGGTCAAGGCGGAGGCAGTCGCCGACGCCATCGACAGCTCGGACTACGCGGCCGACACCTATTTGCTCGGCTGTGACTCCGTTCTCGACATCGACGGCGTGAGCTACGGCAAGCCGCTGACCCGGGAGCGGGCCAGGGAACAATGGATGGTGATGCGGGGCAGGTCGGCCACACTCTTTTCCGGTCACTGGCTGATCAACATGTCAACGGGCGCAAGCGTCGGCGCCAGCTCAGCGACGACAATTCATCTCGCCGATATCGCCGATGACGAGGTTGAAGCGTACCTGGAAACGGATGAGCCGCTGCACGTCGCTGGCGCGTTGACCATCGATGGGTTCGGCGGGGCGTACGTCAGCGGAATCGAAGGTGACCATCACGGCGTGATCGGGCTCAGCCTGCCACTCTTGCGGCAGCTGTTCGGCCGCCTCGGTGTCCGGTGGCACACCCTGTGGAACGTCCGTCCGGATCAGGGCAGCGGCAGGTAG
- a CDS encoding molybdopterin molybdotransferase MoeA, translating into MTDGAPDFQQARLLAYSCGQSLTCSVDVVSVRSDFGTVPPAQGIPQFLAADIHARNDVPVADCSAMDGYAVAGPPPWRFAGEALPGEANPVSLEPGTAIRVGTGSVIPNGTEAVVRWEDVESRQAWRQAGPDPGLTLGAMGAPKPPDGDNIRRSGEETRLAERIGVSGQLLTSSLRGAAAAAGLDELQVARPPRIALLATGDELQDSGVPSASKIRDALTPTLRSLLPAMGAGIGTACLVPDSRDAAQDALLAADSAAIILSTGMASAGPRDYMRDVLADLGAEMVIDNVQIRPGRPQGLAILPDGRMVALLPGNPFAAISAMVTIVQPLIAGALRASLPAIRAVARHGSVPKPGAVTRLYPARWSTPTEQTAGPAEPSALGIARLDILPWRGSAQLRGLAEAEALLIVPPTGEPGYLPLP; encoded by the coding sequence ATGACCGATGGGGCACCGGATTTCCAGCAGGCGAGGTTGCTGGCGTATTCCTGCGGGCAGTCGCTGACCTGTTCGGTTGACGTCGTGTCGGTCCGCTCCGACTTCGGTACGGTGCCGCCCGCCCAGGGGATACCGCAGTTTCTTGCCGCGGATATTCATGCCCGCAACGATGTGCCGGTCGCGGACTGCTCGGCAATGGACGGCTATGCCGTTGCTGGGCCGCCGCCGTGGCGCTTCGCAGGCGAGGCATTGCCAGGTGAAGCAAACCCGGTCAGCCTCGAGCCCGGGACGGCCATCCGGGTCGGCACCGGCAGCGTCATTCCGAATGGAACCGAGGCGGTGGTCCGCTGGGAGGATGTTGAATCCCGGCAAGCCTGGCGGCAGGCCGGGCCCGACCCTGGCCTCACCCTCGGGGCTATGGGGGCGCCGAAGCCGCCCGACGGTGACAATATCCGCCGAAGCGGTGAGGAAACCCGGTTGGCCGAGCGGATCGGCGTGTCCGGCCAGCTGCTGACTTCCAGCCTGCGCGGAGCCGCCGCCGCAGCCGGTCTCGACGAGCTTCAGGTGGCGCGACCGCCCCGGATCGCCCTGCTCGCCACGGGCGATGAGCTCCAGGATTCCGGGGTTCCGTCGGCATCGAAGATCCGGGACGCCCTGACGCCGACATTGCGGAGCCTGCTTCCGGCAATGGGCGCCGGCATCGGCACAGCGTGCCTGGTGCCGGATTCCCGGGACGCCGCGCAGGATGCCTTGCTGGCCGCGGATAGCGCAGCGATCATCCTCAGCACCGGAATGGCCTCGGCGGGTCCCAGGGATTACATGCGCGACGTTCTCGCGGATCTCGGTGCCGAGATGGTGATTGACAACGTGCAGATCAGGCCGGGACGGCCGCAGGGTCTGGCGATTTTGCCTGATGGCCGGATGGTTGCGCTGTTACCAGGCAATCCGTTCGCCGCCATTTCGGCGATGGTGACGATTGTGCAGCCGCTGATTGCCGGTGCCTTGCGGGCTTCGCTGCCCGCAATCCGTGCGGTGGCTCGGCATGGAAGCGTGCCGAAACCGGGTGCAGTCACCCGGCTGTATCCGGCCCGTTGGTCGACGCCCACCGAACAGACTGCGGGCCCGGCTGAGCCATCGGCGCTGGGGATCGCGCGGCTCGACATCCTGCCCTGGCGGGGGTCCGCCCAGCTGCGCGGGCTCGCCGAGGCAGAGGCGCTGCTCATCGTGCCGCCGACCGGTGAGCCGGGCTACCTGCCGCTGCCCTGA
- a CDS encoding FdhF/YdeP family oxidoreductase produces the protein MTSGPPEHDIDEANLTVEAPKRTAVGIPAIYHALKISLKQMGAKRSAETLLRVNQKDGFDCPGCAWPEADKRHVAEFCENGAKAVAEEATVRKVTPEFFARHSVAELLSHDDYWLGQQGRLTEPMLLEAGGTHYRPVGWDEAFDIVAEELKSLASPDEAVFYTSGRTSNEAAFLYQLLVRGFGTNNLPDCSNMCHESSGSALTETIGIGKGSVSLEDLKHAELILIAGQNPGTNHPRMLTALENAKKHGATIVAINPLPEAGLIRFENPQTPRGIIGNGTAIADDFLQIKLGGDQALFLGLGKFLLEANDDAVAAGEEGVFDTQFIDAHTHGLDDYLAELRNADWDEIVSATGLTRQQIAATGRRLQASKSTIVCWAMGLTQHKNSVPTLREIVNVLLLQGNIGKPGAGLCPVRGHSNVQGDRTMGIFERMPASFHDTLDAEFGFHSPRGHGYDTVNAIRAMRDGTVKFFMAMGGNFVRATPDSEVTEAALRSTTMTVQVSTKLNKSHLITGRRALILPTLGRTDKDTQATGEQRVTVEDSMSAVHASRGRLKPPSEELLSEVSIVSRLAARLFDGRADAPQLDWAACEADYTQIRKHIERVVPGFERFEEKIARPGGFVLPHGPRDGRRFPTATGKANFTVNELYYPKLPAGRLLLQTIRSHDQFNTTIYGTDDRYRGIKAARRVVMVNPDDLAELGIGDGETVDLVSEFSDGLARRAEKFRAVAYSTPRGCAAAYYPETNVLVPLDSVADISGTPTSKSVVIRLEKTSNR, from the coding sequence ATGACGTCCGGCCCTCCTGAGCACGATATCGACGAAGCGAACCTAACGGTTGAGGCTCCGAAACGTACCGCCGTCGGGATACCAGCGATTTATCATGCTCTGAAGATTTCGCTCAAGCAGATGGGTGCCAAGCGCAGCGCCGAGACCCTGCTGCGGGTCAACCAGAAGGATGGCTTTGATTGCCCTGGTTGCGCGTGGCCGGAGGCTGACAAGCGGCACGTGGCGGAGTTCTGCGAGAACGGCGCGAAGGCCGTTGCCGAAGAGGCCACGGTACGGAAGGTGACCCCGGAGTTCTTCGCCCGGCACTCGGTCGCCGAATTGCTGTCGCACGACGACTACTGGCTGGGCCAGCAGGGCAGGCTGACCGAGCCGATGCTGCTCGAAGCGGGTGGAACGCACTACCGTCCGGTCGGCTGGGATGAAGCGTTCGACATCGTGGCGGAGGAGCTGAAAAGCCTGGCCAGCCCGGACGAAGCTGTCTTTTACACATCGGGGCGAACATCCAACGAGGCCGCCTTCCTGTACCAGTTGCTGGTGCGCGGCTTCGGCACGAACAACCTGCCGGACTGCTCGAACATGTGCCACGAATCGTCCGGCTCAGCGCTGACCGAGACGATCGGCATCGGCAAAGGGTCAGTCAGTCTCGAAGATCTGAAACATGCCGAGTTGATCCTGATCGCAGGCCAGAACCCGGGCACGAATCATCCGCGGATGCTGACCGCGCTGGAGAACGCAAAGAAGCATGGCGCGACCATCGTCGCAATCAACCCGCTTCCCGAGGCGGGACTGATCAGGTTCGAGAATCCACAGACGCCGCGAGGCATCATTGGCAACGGCACGGCCATTGCCGACGACTTCCTGCAAATCAAGCTTGGCGGCGACCAGGCACTCTTCCTCGGATTGGGGAAGTTCCTGCTCGAAGCCAACGACGATGCGGTAGCGGCCGGGGAAGAAGGCGTTTTCGACACTCAGTTCATCGATGCCCACACGCACGGGCTCGATGACTATCTCGCGGAGCTCAGGAACGCCGACTGGGATGAGATAGTCTCTGCCACCGGGCTGACCCGCCAGCAGATCGCGGCCACCGGCCGTCGGCTGCAGGCGTCGAAGTCCACCATCGTGTGCTGGGCGATGGGCCTGACCCAGCACAAGAACTCGGTGCCGACCCTGCGCGAGATCGTGAACGTACTGCTGCTGCAGGGCAACATCGGCAAGCCCGGTGCCGGGCTGTGCCCGGTGCGGGGACACTCGAACGTGCAGGGCGACCGCACGATGGGAATCTTCGAACGGATGCCGGCCAGCTTCCACGACACACTGGACGCCGAGTTCGGATTCCATTCCCCGCGTGGGCATGGCTACGACACTGTCAACGCCATCCGGGCAATGCGTGACGGCACGGTGAAGTTCTTCATGGCGATGGGCGGAAACTTCGTCCGGGCCACCCCGGACTCCGAGGTGACCGAAGCGGCGCTGCGGAGCACGACGATGACGGTGCAGGTGTCCACCAAGCTGAACAAATCGCACCTGATCACCGGTCGTCGCGCGCTCATCCTGCCAACGCTCGGCCGAACCGACAAGGACACTCAGGCGACCGGCGAGCAGCGGGTGACTGTGGAGGACTCGATGAGCGCCGTGCACGCCTCGCGCGGACGCCTGAAGCCGCCAAGTGAAGAGCTGTTGTCGGAGGTGTCGATAGTCAGCCGGCTGGCCGCGAGGCTATTCGACGGACGCGCCGACGCGCCGCAACTCGACTGGGCGGCCTGCGAGGCCGACTACACACAGATCCGCAAGCACATCGAGCGGGTAGTCCCGGGCTTCGAACGGTTCGAGGAGAAGATCGCCCGTCCCGGCGGATTCGTCCTGCCACATGGGCCGCGTGACGGCCGGCGCTTTCCCACGGCAACCGGGAAGGCCAACTTCACGGTTAATGAGTTGTATTATCCGAAGCTGCCAGCGGGCCGGTTGCTCTTGCAGACAATCCGCTCGCACGACCAGTTCAACACCACGATCTATGGCACTGACGACCGTTACCGCGGAATCAAGGCTGCCCGGCGGGTAGTGATGGTCAACCCGGACGATCTGGCCGAACTGGGAATCGGCGACGGCGAAACCGTCGACCTGGTGTCGGAGTTCAGCGACGGCCTGGCGCGTCGCGCCGAGAAGTTCCGGGCCGTGGCTTATTCGACGCCGCGGGGCTGCGCCGCAGCGTACTACCCCGAGACCAACGTGCTCGTGCCGCTGGATTCGGTCGCCGACATCAGCGGAACGCCTACGTCGAAGTCGGTCGTGATCCGGCTGGAGAAAACCAGCAACAGATGA
- a CDS encoding L,D-transpeptidase family protein, whose product MILVKRTSLVSAAALSAVALLLTGCMASGPDPEAAGSSTPDDTSAPTTQAASPEQTPSDSAPPTSPEPDDSATQKPKDADDDSDARKDDAKKDEQQKKKQDAEKDEKQKADAKKAMLRPGDKGKKVAQLQKDLLAAGYWVSDTDGTFGATTQQAVYALQKTAGLGRDGVVGPKVKKALEKGTRPKAKSSSGHVVEVDIDRQLVLIVDDGKVSHILNTSTGSGRTYKNSAGGTSVAVTPRGKFTISRQIDGPRQSKLGYLWRPKYFNGGIALHGEYNNVPPYAASHGCVRLTDAAMNWVWKKDLAPIGTTVLVY is encoded by the coding sequence GTGATCCTTGTGAAACGCACCTCCCTGGTCTCTGCCGCAGCGCTGTCCGCCGTTGCCCTCCTGCTGACCGGTTGCATGGCATCCGGTCCCGATCCCGAAGCCGCCGGGTCGTCGACGCCGGATGACACCTCGGCGCCAACGACTCAGGCAGCTTCCCCTGAACAGACCCCGTCTGATTCTGCTCCGCCAACGTCGCCGGAACCGGATGACTCGGCAACGCAGAAGCCGAAGGACGCCGACGACGATTCCGATGCCAGAAAGGACGATGCCAAAAAAGACGAGCAGCAGAAGAAGAAGCAGGACGCCGAAAAAGACGAAAAGCAGAAGGCGGACGCCAAGAAGGCGATGCTGCGTCCCGGAGACAAGGGCAAGAAGGTGGCGCAGCTGCAGAAAGACCTGCTCGCCGCCGGGTACTGGGTCAGCGACACCGACGGAACATTTGGCGCCACAACCCAGCAAGCTGTTTACGCGCTGCAGAAAACGGCCGGACTCGGCCGCGACGGAGTCGTGGGGCCGAAGGTGAAGAAGGCGCTGGAGAAGGGCACACGGCCGAAGGCCAAAAGCTCGTCGGGACATGTCGTCGAAGTCGATATCGACCGGCAACTCGTGCTCATCGTCGATGATGGCAAGGTCAGCCATATTCTCAACACGTCCACGGGCTCGGGCCGGACGTACAAGAACTCAGCCGGAGGCACATCGGTCGCCGTCACGCCGCGAGGCAAGTTCACCATTTCCAGGCAGATCGACGGCCCACGGCAGAGCAAACTGGGCTACCTGTGGCGACCCAAGTACTTCAATGGCGGCATCGCCCTGCATGGCGAGTACAACAACGTTCCGCCGTATGCCGCCTCCCACGGCTGTGTCCGGCTCACAGACGCGGCAATGAACTGGGTCTGGAAGAAAGATCTGGCCCCGATCGGCACCACCGTCCTGGTGTACTAG
- the fdhD gene encoding formate dehydrogenase accessory sulfurtransferase FdhD gives MGRVTQRHRITRYRTAEATIRQREDVLAVEEPLELRVNGTAFTVTMRTPGEDFDLAAGFLVSEGAIWAKEQLAALRYCAGVDENGRQTFNVIDAELSPGVVLPDTTMERHVYTSSACGICGSASIDAVSKSAHFRIASPEEAPDPAGALLPELISSLPGKLRASQQVFDRTGGVHAAGLFSYSGELLCLREDVGRHNAVDKVTGWALREDRLPLDRTILQVSGRASFELVQKAQLAGIPVLAAVSAPSSLAADLARTSGITLIGFSRDTGFNIYAHPDRIDLSPGARDRTATVQSAGT, from the coding sequence ATGGGCCGGGTAACCCAGCGGCACCGGATCACCCGTTACCGCACAGCGGAAGCGACGATTCGTCAGCGCGAGGACGTCCTCGCCGTGGAGGAGCCTCTTGAGCTGAGAGTCAACGGCACGGCGTTCACAGTGACTATGCGCACGCCCGGCGAGGACTTCGATCTAGCGGCCGGCTTTCTGGTTTCCGAGGGCGCGATCTGGGCGAAAGAGCAGCTCGCAGCACTCCGGTACTGCGCCGGCGTCGACGAGAACGGCCGACAGACCTTCAACGTGATCGATGCCGAGCTCTCCCCCGGCGTGGTGCTTCCCGACACCACGATGGAACGACACGTCTACACCTCCAGCGCCTGTGGGATCTGCGGCAGCGCGTCCATTGATGCGGTCAGCAAGTCGGCGCATTTCCGGATAGCCAGCCCCGAGGAAGCACCAGATCCGGCCGGCGCACTGCTGCCCGAGCTGATCAGCTCCCTGCCCGGCAAGTTGCGCGCCAGCCAGCAGGTTTTCGACCGCACCGGCGGCGTGCATGCGGCTGGTCTCTTCAGCTACTCCGGCGAACTACTGTGTCTTCGTGAAGACGTTGGCCGGCATAACGCGGTGGACAAGGTCACCGGCTGGGCGCTGCGGGAGGACCGGCTGCCGCTGGACCGGACGATCCTCCAGGTATCCGGCCGAGCATCGTTCGAACTCGTGCAGAAGGCGCAGCTGGCCGGAATTCCGGTGCTCGCCGCGGTGTCTGCGCCGTCCTCACTCGCAGCAGATCTGGCCCGAACAAGCGGAATCACCCTGATCGGTTTCTCCCGCGACACTGGCTTCAATATCTACGCGCACCCGGACCGGATCGACCTCAGCCCTGGTGCACGAGACCGGACCGCGACAGTCCAGTCGGCCGGAACCTGA